From the Thermococcus guaymasensis DSM 11113 genome, one window contains:
- a CDS encoding DUF835 domain-containing protein, producing the protein MDIRSVILTLGALLLFVSSVMVYLPFSRNEYTIVPVPIVTEPMNPSIYGAYWGSGSESSRAFLKLVKSLRLPAIVLSRDPPEVFRSKLGLKLVPVVWISKVNHEDAVDPRRLPYLLDRMLNFLQSTETDKVIYIDCLEYLMLENGNEAIPKFVTKLKDLASLHRGIVIINLEKSAIDEKTYHVLASELRPVEELEKMLSEGH; encoded by the coding sequence ATGGACATTAGATCAGTGATCTTGACTCTCGGGGCTCTGCTCCTCTTCGTATCCTCTGTAATGGTGTACCTACCCTTTTCCCGCAACGAGTACACGATAGTTCCAGTTCCAATAGTTACTGAACCCATGAACCCTTCAATCTACGGAGCTTACTGGGGAAGCGGAAGCGAGTCCTCAAGGGCATTCCTAAAGCTCGTAAAAAGTCTTCGCCTTCCGGCTATAGTGCTGAGCAGGGATCCACCGGAGGTTTTTCGTTCCAAGCTTGGCCTGAAGCTCGTCCCAGTCGTCTGGATATCCAAGGTAAACCACGAGGATGCAGTTGATCCAAGGAGGCTTCCATACCTCCTCGACCGAATGCTCAACTTCCTGCAATCCACCGAGACTGACAAGGTCATTTACATTGACTGCCTGGAGTACCTAATGCTCGAAAACGGGAACGAGGCTATCCCCAAGTTCGTGACGAAGCTCAAGGATCTAGCGTCCCTGCACAGGGGGATAGTGATAATCAACCTCGAAAAGAGCGCCATCGACGAGAAAACGTACCACGTACTTGCCTCCGAGCTCAGACCCGTTGAAGAGCTTGAGAAGATGCTTTCCGAAGGGCACTAA
- the gor gene encoding glyceraldehyde-3-phosphate:ferredoxin oxidoreductase, with product MKFTVLRINLDEKKVENEELEKDGVYGIIDYGIELHESLETHSIDPYDPKNVVVMGMGPFSGSTLPGAHRLMFFFRSPLYGTLFPSAMGGAAYAFKNVGVDFVTFEGKAEKPVVVLLYNDGENIKVELHEIELDKVIGIWRNYKGEEGVYALTQYLIDTFGERFDFEYRIAVVGPAALNTNYGAIFSQALRKGERLVGSEDWAARGGSGSVLLRAHNVIGIIFGGKPRKRKFPGEDISNFRTAKDIVEGVHKKPYNEIIAEKTTKYRFNPKLNTGGTFGGNYPAEGDFVPILNWQMPYIPKEERIRIHENIMKHYWEPFNEEAIKPKNWTTCGEPCPVVCKKYRRGHHVEYEPYEANGPLSGSISLRASDISVHAVDAMGFDAIEFGGTAAWVLELVHRGLLKPEEVGISGKPEFTKEALIERPVEASEVNAKLVAELAHRVAFAENEIAKIIGLGKRKASVIFDEKFKDRLSYGESFKDYAVFTPLGEDGEITPTMYWAIGNYIPLPIQGRYWTFYQFGVFLEPEELAQKIIASALWEFWYDNVGWCRFHRGWMKPVLKALFMDAYGINIDMEEHAKRQIKRLIEYARKAGYVPVFWDSMRVIDLVAAGSEEFGNEKWAEKFRVDKVGTAKEYLSRVLEAYSEILGVEWRL from the coding sequence ATGAAGTTCACAGTTCTCAGGATCAACCTGGACGAAAAAAAAGTAGAGAACGAAGAGCTTGAGAAGGACGGAGTGTACGGCATTATCGACTACGGTATCGAGCTCCACGAAAGTCTTGAGACCCACTCCATCGACCCCTACGACCCCAAGAACGTCGTCGTAATGGGCATGGGGCCGTTTTCGGGATCAACTTTGCCCGGCGCCCACAGGCTCATGTTCTTCTTCCGCTCGCCACTCTACGGAACGCTGTTCCCCTCTGCAATGGGTGGAGCAGCCTACGCCTTCAAGAACGTCGGCGTTGACTTCGTGACCTTCGAGGGCAAGGCCGAGAAGCCCGTCGTGGTTCTCCTCTACAACGACGGCGAGAACATTAAAGTTGAGCTCCATGAGATTGAACTGGACAAGGTCATCGGGATATGGAGGAACTACAAGGGTGAGGAGGGCGTTTATGCGCTCACCCAGTACCTCATAGACACCTTCGGGGAGCGCTTTGACTTTGAGTACAGGATAGCGGTCGTCGGTCCCGCCGCGCTGAACACCAACTACGGTGCGATATTCTCCCAGGCCCTCAGAAAGGGAGAGAGGCTCGTTGGCAGCGAGGACTGGGCCGCGAGGGGCGGTTCGGGAAGCGTTCTGCTCAGGGCGCACAACGTTATAGGAATAATCTTTGGCGGAAAGCCGAGGAAGAGGAAATTCCCGGGCGAGGACATCTCGAACTTCAGGACGGCGAAAGACATAGTCGAAGGTGTCCACAAGAAGCCCTACAACGAGATCATAGCCGAGAAGACCACCAAGTACCGCTTCAACCCCAAGCTCAACACCGGCGGAACCTTCGGCGGAAACTATCCCGCCGAGGGCGACTTCGTCCCGATACTCAACTGGCAGATGCCCTACATCCCGAAGGAGGAGCGCATAAGGATTCACGAGAACATAATGAAGCACTACTGGGAGCCCTTCAACGAGGAGGCCATAAAGCCCAAGAACTGGACGACCTGCGGTGAGCCCTGTCCGGTCGTCTGTAAGAAGTACCGCCGCGGCCACCACGTCGAGTACGAGCCCTACGAGGCCAACGGCCCGCTCAGCGGAAGCATCAGCCTCCGCGCCAGCGACATAAGCGTCCACGCCGTTGATGCGATGGGCTTCGACGCCATTGAGTTCGGTGGAACTGCGGCGTGGGTTCTCGAACTTGTCCACCGCGGTCTGCTCAAGCCTGAGGAAGTCGGCATAAGCGGAAAGCCCGAGTTCACCAAGGAAGCACTCATCGAGCGCCCGGTAGAGGCCAGCGAGGTCAACGCGAAGCTCGTAGCCGAGCTGGCCCACCGCGTCGCCTTCGCCGAGAACGAGATAGCGAAGATAATCGGCCTCGGCAAGAGGAAGGCGAGCGTAATCTTCGACGAGAAGTTCAAGGACAGGCTGAGCTACGGCGAGAGCTTCAAGGACTACGCGGTCTTCACCCCGCTCGGCGAGGACGGCGAGATTACGCCGACGATGTACTGGGCGATAGGCAACTACATACCGCTCCCGATTCAGGGAAGATACTGGACGTTCTACCAGTTCGGCGTCTTCCTTGAGCCTGAGGAGCTCGCCCAGAAGATAATAGCCAGCGCCCTCTGGGAGTTCTGGTACGACAACGTCGGCTGGTGCCGCTTCCACAGGGGATGGATGAAACCAGTGCTCAAGGCGCTCTTCATGGACGCCTATGGAATAAACATCGATATGGAGGAGCACGCTAAAAGGCAGATAAAGAGGCTCATCGAGTACGCGAGGAAGGCCGGTTATGTCCCGGTCTTCTGGGACTCAATGAGGGTCATAGACCTCGTTGCAGCGGGCAGTGAGGAGTTCGGAAATGAAAAGTGGGCCGAGAAGTTCAGGGTCGACAAAGTCGGAACGGCGAAGGAGTATTTGAGCAGGGTCTTAGAGGCTTACAGCGAGATTCTTGGAGTCGAGTGGAGGTTATAA
- a CDS encoding RNA-guided endonuclease InsQ/TnpB family protein codes for MKRTVTVKLQPSKEQAKILFKLADTGAKAWNRVNYLRRQQFFKEQIVDFNSTEKTIYEEFKREIGSATVQQIARKNAEAWRSFFSLLRKKRNGELPSWLKPKPPNYLKEGWQRKPLIVLRNDQYKIEGNKLILKGLGKFKRLEIQFKGRIHLKGKQGRLEITYDEVKRKWYAHVNLTVEEKLEGEEWVSIPRTPKGSLSAGIDLGVNNLMAVYVENGESFLVNGRPLKSIDFYWRRKIAEYQSKLNKSGAKTSRKLRRMHGKAKLQARHYINTAVRQTVRKLYDLGVSRIVVGYPKGIARNSDKGKKQNFLLSHVWRFNYVIKRLTEVAEEYGIRVVVVNEAFTSKLCPVCGKPHEGARFVRGLFKCPATGLVFNADLVGAFNILKKAVKTITPNLGGLYAQGRGNWPEIGPEGFEEPVLTGSLMRTPQTSPPLVRG; via the coding sequence ATGAAGCGAACAGTAACAGTAAAACTCCAGCCCTCAAAAGAACAAGCAAAAATCCTCTTCAAGTTAGCCGACACTGGAGCCAAAGCCTGGAACCGAGTAAACTACCTGAGAAGACAACAATTCTTCAAAGAGCAAATCGTGGACTTTAACAGCACAGAGAAAACCATTTATGAGGAGTTTAAACGGGAAATTGGCTCTGCCACAGTCCAGCAAATAGCGAGGAAAAACGCCGAAGCTTGGAGGAGTTTCTTTTCCCTCCTTCGGAAAAAGCGGAACGGGGAACTCCCATCTTGGCTTAAGCCAAAACCACCAAACTATCTCAAAGAAGGCTGGCAGAGAAAACCCTTAATCGTCCTCAGGAACGACCAATACAAAATTGAGGGCAATAAACTAATCCTCAAAGGCCTTGGGAAATTCAAACGCCTTGAAATTCAATTCAAGGGAAGAATCCACTTAAAGGGGAAGCAAGGACGCTTAGAAATCACTTATGACGAAGTAAAGCGGAAGTGGTATGCTCACGTCAACCTTACAGTCGAGGAAAAACTTGAAGGCGAAGAATGGGTGAGCATTCCAAGAACGCCAAAAGGAAGCCTCTCGGCGGGAATAGACCTTGGAGTGAACAATTTGATGGCTGTTTACGTGGAAAATGGAGAAAGCTTCCTAGTGAACGGAAGACCGCTGAAGAGCATTGACTTTTACTGGAGAAGAAAAATCGCTGAGTATCAGTCAAAACTTAACAAATCTGGAGCTAAGACGAGCAGAAAGCTAAGGAGAATGCACGGGAAGGCTAAGCTTCAAGCGAGACACTACATTAATACCGCAGTCAGGCAAACTGTTAGGAAACTCTACGATTTGGGAGTTTCAAGAATTGTGGTTGGCTACCCAAAGGGAATTGCCAGAAACTCAGATAAGGGTAAAAAGCAGAATTTCCTCCTCTCCCACGTTTGGCGGTTTAATTACGTGATTAAACGCTTGACGGAAGTTGCGGAAGAGTATGGTATTCGAGTCGTGGTTGTGAATGAGGCTTTCACTTCCAAGCTTTGCCCCGTTTGCGGGAAGCCTCATGAAGGGGCTCGCTTTGTTCGTGGTTTGTTTAAGTGTCCCGCGACGGGGCTTGTTTTTAACGCGGACTTAGTTGGAGCGTTTAATATTTTGAAGAAAGCTGTAAAAACCATAACCCCGAATTTGGGTGGTTTGTACGCCCAAGGGAGGGGTAATTGGCCTGAGATCGGGCCAGAGGGGTTCGAAGAACCCGTTTTAACGGGTTCTCTAATGAGAACCCCTCAAACCTCCCCGCCACTGGTGAGGGGTTAA
- a CDS encoding inorganic phosphate transporter encodes MDPWLLITIVLGFAMAWAIGANDAANSMSTAVGAGAITPKQAVVIAGLLEFAGAYFFGKSVTETIRKGILDPSMITDPNVLVYGSVAALLAATIWLIIATKFGLPVSTTHSIVGGIAGYGIAYAGTSIVNWGKMAQVVLSWVLSPIAGAVMAYIIFKIFTKSIFEAKDPIKSARIWSPFWIGLAFVVIGTMFYLKVLHGNDIKTGVIMYGVPLGIVVFVITYLLIKLRFLSSDPFIGVEAIFKKAQVVTSAYVALAHGANDVANAIGPVAAVYTVATMGMAGMKVPVPRWILALGGLGIAVGVATYGYKVMETVGKKITELTNTRGFTIDFSAATVVLVASWLGLPISTTHTVVGAVIGIGLARGVKAINKDIVRDIIISWFVTVPVAGLISAVIFKVLMLVG; translated from the coding sequence ATGGATCCATGGCTATTGATAACAATAGTTCTTGGGTTCGCTATGGCCTGGGCAATAGGTGCGAACGACGCCGCTAACTCCATGAGCACGGCCGTCGGCGCTGGTGCGATAACTCCAAAGCAGGCGGTTGTGATAGCAGGGCTCCTTGAGTTTGCCGGGGCGTACTTCTTTGGAAAGAGCGTTACCGAGACGATACGGAAGGGCATCCTCGACCCCTCTATGATAACGGACCCGAACGTCCTCGTTTACGGCTCCGTGGCAGCGCTCCTGGCCGCAACGATTTGGCTCATCATAGCCACCAAGTTCGGTCTGCCCGTCTCTACGACACATTCAATAGTCGGTGGAATCGCCGGCTACGGTATCGCTTACGCCGGGACGAGCATCGTTAACTGGGGCAAGATGGCTCAGGTTGTCCTCAGCTGGGTTCTCTCGCCAATAGCCGGTGCCGTAATGGCGTACATTATATTCAAGATATTCACCAAGAGCATATTCGAAGCGAAAGACCCCATCAAGAGCGCTCGGATATGGTCGCCTTTCTGGATAGGGCTGGCGTTTGTTGTGATCGGTACAATGTTCTACCTCAAGGTTCTCCACGGGAATGACATCAAGACTGGAGTAATCATGTACGGTGTCCCCCTGGGTATAGTCGTGTTTGTGATAACCTACCTCCTGATAAAGCTCCGTTTCCTGAGCAGCGATCCCTTCATAGGGGTTGAGGCAATATTCAAGAAGGCGCAGGTGGTTACCTCCGCCTACGTCGCCCTCGCTCACGGTGCCAACGACGTCGCGAACGCCATAGGGCCAGTTGCGGCGGTCTACACCGTCGCGACCATGGGGATGGCCGGAATGAAGGTGCCCGTTCCGCGGTGGATACTCGCGCTGGGTGGACTTGGAATAGCAGTTGGTGTTGCCACCTACGGTTATAAGGTCATGGAGACCGTTGGCAAAAAGATAACCGAGCTGACGAACACCCGCGGGTTCACTATAGACTTCTCAGCGGCCACCGTTGTCTTGGTCGCAAGTTGGCTCGGGCTCCCTATCTCGACAACACACACCGTCGTTGGAGCGGTCATAGGAATAGGCCTTGCGAGAGGAGTAAAGGCAATAAACAAGGACATCGTTAGGGACATAATAATTTCGTGGTTCGTTACCGTCCCGGTCGCCGGGTTAATCAGCGCCGTCATATTCAAGGTCTTAATGCTCGTGGGGTGA
- a CDS encoding flavin reductase family protein produces the protein MASYRLLYPMRTYLVVAGKSEKANVMAADWVTILSADPLMVGVAIAPQRYTWKLVKKYKEFVISVPSLDMLDDVWIAGTKHGPEKLKEMNVTLVPSKAIETPSIKEALANIECKVVDERNYGDHTWFVGEVVGSSYQEHAFPNGKPNLEAGFLAHAAWTDFVTFEKKIYRPKE, from the coding sequence ATGGCCTCCTACCGCCTCCTCTACCCGATGAGGACTTATCTAGTCGTTGCAGGCAAGAGCGAGAAAGCGAACGTCATGGCCGCCGACTGGGTCACGATACTCTCCGCCGATCCATTAATGGTCGGTGTCGCCATAGCGCCCCAGAGGTACACCTGGAAGCTCGTCAAGAAGTACAAGGAGTTCGTGATAAGCGTGCCCAGCCTGGATATGCTTGACGACGTCTGGATCGCAGGGACGAAACACGGCCCGGAGAAGCTCAAGGAGATGAACGTGACCCTTGTTCCATCGAAAGCCATTGAAACGCCCAGCATAAAGGAGGCCCTCGCGAACATCGAGTGCAAGGTCGTGGACGAGAGGAATTATGGCGACCACACATGGTTCGTTGGAGAAGTCGTAGGTAGCTCCTACCAGGAGCACGCATTTCCGAACGGCAAGCCGAACCTTGAAGCCGGCTTCCTGGCTCACGCCGCCTGGACGGACTTCGTGACGTTTGAGAAGAAGATCTATCGGCCCAAGGAGTAA
- the fbp gene encoding fructose-1,6-bisphosphate aldolase/phosphatase, with product MAVGDKITISVIKADIGGWPGHSRVHPQLVETAEEVLAKAQEEGTLIDFYVATCGDDLQLIMTHKKGVDSSEIHGLAWRTFEEATKVAKELGLYGAGQDLLKDAFSGNVRGMGPGVAEMEITLRKSEPVVTFHMDKTEPGAFNLPIFRMFADPFNTAGLVIDPKMHMGFRFEVWDILKHKRVILSTPEELYDLLALIGAKSRYVIKRVFPKEGHPIPKDEPVAVVSTEKLYEIAGEYVGKDDPVAIVRAQSGLPALGEVLEPFAFPHLVSGWMRGSHNGPIMPVPMHQANPTRFDGPPRVVALGWQISPEGKLVGPVDLFDDPAFDYARQKALEITDYMRRHGPFEPHRLPLEEMEYTTLPGVLKRLEERFEDIE from the coding sequence ATGGCAGTTGGAGACAAGATAACGATTAGTGTAATTAAGGCAGACATCGGCGGCTGGCCGGGCCATTCAAGGGTTCACCCCCAACTCGTCGAGACCGCCGAGGAGGTTCTCGCCAAGGCCCAGGAGGAGGGTACCCTAATAGACTTCTACGTCGCCACCTGCGGCGACGACCTTCAGCTCATCATGACTCACAAGAAGGGCGTTGACAGCTCCGAGATACACGGCCTCGCATGGAGGACCTTCGAGGAGGCCACCAAGGTCGCAAAGGAGCTTGGCCTCTACGGAGCCGGTCAGGACCTCCTCAAAGATGCATTCAGCGGAAACGTCCGCGGAATGGGCCCGGGCGTTGCCGAGATGGAGATAACGCTGAGGAAGAGCGAGCCGGTGGTAACCTTCCACATGGACAAGACCGAGCCTGGCGCGTTTAACCTCCCGATATTCAGGATGTTCGCCGACCCGTTCAACACCGCTGGCCTCGTCATAGACCCCAAGATGCACATGGGCTTCCGCTTTGAGGTCTGGGACATACTCAAGCACAAGAGGGTTATCCTCAGCACCCCAGAGGAGCTCTACGATCTCCTCGCCCTCATAGGAGCTAAGAGCCGCTACGTAATCAAGCGCGTCTTCCCGAAGGAGGGCCACCCAATTCCAAAGGACGAGCCGGTAGCTGTTGTAAGCACAGAGAAGCTCTACGAGATTGCAGGGGAATACGTCGGCAAGGACGATCCGGTTGCGATAGTTAGGGCCCAGAGCGGGCTCCCTGCCCTCGGAGAAGTCCTTGAGCCCTTCGCCTTCCCGCACCTCGTCAGCGGCTGGATGAGGGGAAGCCACAACGGCCCGATAATGCCCGTCCCGATGCACCAGGCCAACCCGACAAGGTTCGACGGCCCGCCGAGGGTTGTCGCTCTCGGCTGGCAGATCAGCCCAGAAGGAAAGCTCGTCGGCCCGGTTGACCTCTTCGACGACCCGGCCTTTGACTACGCCAGGCAGAAGGCCCTTGAGATTACGGATTACATGCGCAGACACGGCCCGTTCGAGCCCCACAGGCTCCCGCTCGAGGAAATGGAGTACACCACCCTGCCCGGCGTGCTGAAGAGGCTTGAGGAGCGCTTTGAGGACATCGAGTGA
- a CDS encoding phytoene desaturase family protein: MRAVVIGSGIGGLLTASFLAKNGYEVTVLEKSPRIGGRFTNLNYKGFGLSTGAFHMLPHGEDGPLAHLLNLLGADVQIVNSQPKGMIFYNRKTFPYKEGWKYLSFREKARAMKLLADIKRNKLPAGEEAEMSGREWIREKIGDNEFVDLFIKSFLGWADSVLDVPALELAKEIKATLKWGGPGLIKGGCKALTGELARIVTENGGKILTRKKAVEIDADSKKVVTAGGEEFPYDVLISNVGIKETVELIGRDNFDRDYLKRVDSLRPSEGIKYNVALKGNQRIGNTVVFTLDTERINGYNEPSSLSPELAKEGYTLIMLHHALQGRNVRAERRKGIEDIYRIFPNLDEEGEILLIQTYLDGNPVNRVASGQVVEDFPIRDVYVVGDAYKLPGGIEVEGIALGVMRTLEKLGLGSFSGWYL; this comes from the coding sequence ATGAGGGCTGTGGTCATAGGCTCTGGAATCGGAGGCCTTCTGACGGCTTCATTTCTCGCTAAAAACGGCTATGAGGTTACGGTTCTCGAAAAGTCCCCGAGAATCGGCGGCCGCTTCACAAATTTGAACTACAAGGGCTTCGGCCTCTCGACCGGTGCCTTCCACATGCTCCCGCACGGCGAGGACGGCCCACTGGCTCATCTCCTCAATCTCCTCGGCGCGGATGTTCAAATCGTGAACTCCCAGCCAAAGGGCATGATTTTCTACAACAGAAAAACCTTCCCCTACAAGGAAGGATGGAAGTATCTAAGTTTCCGAGAGAAAGCCAGAGCCATGAAGCTGCTGGCCGACATTAAGAGAAACAAGCTCCCAGCTGGAGAAGAGGCCGAAATGAGCGGGCGCGAATGGATTCGGGAAAAGATAGGTGACAACGAGTTCGTTGACCTCTTCATCAAAAGCTTCCTCGGCTGGGCCGACAGCGTTCTGGACGTTCCGGCTCTGGAGCTTGCCAAGGAAATCAAGGCCACCCTGAAGTGGGGCGGGCCCGGATTGATTAAGGGCGGCTGTAAGGCCCTGACCGGAGAGCTCGCGAGGATAGTAACGGAAAACGGCGGGAAGATACTCACGAGAAAGAAGGCAGTTGAGATTGATGCCGACTCAAAGAAAGTAGTCACGGCCGGCGGTGAAGAGTTCCCCTACGACGTGCTGATTTCAAACGTCGGCATAAAGGAAACCGTCGAGCTGATCGGCAGGGACAACTTCGACCGCGATTACCTGAAGAGGGTGGACTCCCTCAGGCCCAGCGAGGGGATAAAGTACAACGTCGCCCTGAAAGGTAACCAGAGGATAGGCAACACCGTCGTCTTCACCCTCGACACCGAGAGGATAAACGGTTACAACGAGCCTTCATCGCTCAGTCCCGAGCTGGCTAAAGAGGGCTACACCCTGATAATGCTCCACCACGCTTTGCAGGGCAGGAACGTCAGGGCCGAGCGGAGGAAGGGGATAGAGGACATCTACAGAATCTTTCCGAACCTTGACGAGGAAGGAGAAATCCTGCTGATACAGACCTACCTCGACGGAAATCCAGTGAACAGGGTTGCGAGCGGTCAGGTCGTCGAAGACTTTCCGATAAGAGATGTTTACGTCGTCGGCGACGCCTACAAGCTCCCCGGCGGGATAGAGGTTGAGGGGATAGCGCTAGGCGTGATGAGGACGCTTGAGAAACTCGGTCTTGGAAGCTTTTCTGGATGGTATTTGTGA
- the arcC gene encoding carbamate kinase, translated as MKRVVIALGGNAILQRGQKGTYEEQMENVRRTAKQIADIIEKGYEVVITHGNGPQVGALLLHMDAGQQVHGIPAQPMDVAGAMTQGQIGYMIQQALINELRARGIERPVATIVTQTIVDKNDPAFQHPSKPVGPFYDEETAKRLAKEKGWVVIEDAGRGWRRVVPSPDPKGHVEAPVIQDLVEKGFIVIASGGGGVPVIEEDGQLKGVEAVIDKDLAGERLAEEVNADIFMILTDVNGAAINFGKPDEKWLEKVTVEELKRYYDEGHFKKGSMGPKVLAVIRFIEWGGERAIIASLDRAVEALEGKTGTQVVRP; from the coding sequence GTGAAGAGAGTTGTCATAGCACTTGGCGGTAATGCAATCCTTCAGAGAGGTCAAAAGGGAACCTACGAGGAGCAGATGGAGAACGTGAGGAGAACTGCCAAACAGATAGCCGATATAATCGAGAAGGGTTATGAGGTCGTCATTACCCACGGAAACGGCCCGCAGGTCGGTGCTTTACTCCTCCACATGGACGCTGGCCAGCAGGTTCACGGCATACCAGCCCAGCCCATGGACGTTGCCGGGGCAATGACACAGGGGCAGATAGGCTACATGATTCAGCAGGCGCTGATCAACGAGCTCCGCGCTCGTGGAATAGAACGGCCTGTGGCAACGATAGTGACCCAGACGATTGTGGACAAGAACGACCCCGCTTTCCAGCATCCTAGCAAGCCGGTCGGGCCCTTCTACGACGAAGAAACAGCGAAGAGGCTCGCTAAGGAGAAGGGCTGGGTGGTCATCGAGGACGCAGGAAGGGGCTGGAGGCGCGTCGTGCCGAGTCCCGACCCCAAAGGGCATGTCGAAGCTCCAGTAATTCAAGATCTCGTCGAGAAGGGCTTCATAGTCATAGCCAGCGGCGGCGGTGGTGTTCCCGTCATCGAGGAGGACGGCCAGCTCAAGGGCGTCGAGGCCGTCATAGACAAGGACTTGGCGGGGGAGAGGCTGGCCGAGGAAGTGAACGCGGACATCTTCATGATTCTCACCGACGTTAACGGCGCGGCCATAAACTTCGGGAAGCCCGACGAGAAGTGGCTCGAAAAGGTCACCGTCGAGGAGCTCAAGCGCTACTACGATGAGGGCCACTTCAAGAAAGGTAGCATGGGACCAAAGGTTCTCGCAGTGATCAGGTTCATTGAGTGGGGCGGCGAGAGGGCGATAATAGCCTCGCTCGACAGAGCGGTTGAGGCCCTTGAGGGCAAGACGGGGACTCAGGTCGTTCGCCCCTGA
- the taw3 gene encoding tRNA(Phe) 7-((3-amino-3-carboxypropyl)-4-demethylwyosine(37)-N(4))-methyltransferase Taw3 has product MKAKREALVSLFTAMREGKVDEDIIDLLLLINSIRGVYTTSSCSGRIGIIEEPALSAKPLSRWLIKVHREMEFEEAKRALEKAKEGLIFLKSQPPIFHVVAEDLERAKKLHELGLASGFKYTTFKVISKRYLVEINATEYLTAPLGKDGKVLVSDDYLRFALEIGNSMLRRSKGRLPRLMKNFEKLREELGEDGLFYELARAHKIDEKWELP; this is encoded by the coding sequence ATGAAAGCGAAACGTGAAGCCCTTGTGAGCCTTTTCACAGCCATGAGGGAGGGCAAGGTTGACGAGGACATAATAGACCTTCTCCTGCTCATCAACTCGATCAGGGGAGTCTACACCACCAGCTCGTGCTCCGGGAGGATAGGCATCATAGAGGAGCCGGCCCTCAGTGCTAAGCCCCTCAGCAGGTGGCTGATCAAGGTTCACCGCGAGATGGAGTTTGAAGAAGCGAAGAGGGCCCTTGAAAAGGCCAAGGAAGGCTTGATATTCTTGAAGAGCCAGCCCCCGATTTTTCACGTTGTCGCTGAGGACCTTGAAAGGGCCAAAAAGCTCCACGAACTCGGCCTAGCCTCCGGTTTTAAGTACACTACGTTCAAGGTCATCTCAAAGCGCTATCTCGTCGAGATAAACGCGACCGAATACCTCACCGCACCTCTCGGAAAGGATGGAAAAGTCCTCGTCAGCGACGACTACCTGCGTTTCGCCCTCGAAATCGGCAACTCGATGTTGCGGAGGAGCAAGGGTAGGCTTCCGAGGCTGATGAAGAACTTTGAAAAACTCAGGGAGGAGCTCGGGGAGGACGGGCTGTTCTACGAGCTGGCCCGTGCGCACAAAATAGACGAGAAATGGGAGCTGCCCTAG
- a CDS encoding lipoate--protein ligase family protein, whose protein sequence is MRFIPLIVARPEVQMAIDEAIMRARIEGKAPDTVRLYTFSPSSVTIGRFQSVIHDVNLEEARRLGIPVVRRITGGGAVFHDEFGEITYSVVVGEDLHPALRNVESSYRYLAGPLVDALKELGLAAGFSGLNDIVANGKKISGSAQTRRKGVILQHGTFMYATRVDVLGKVLRVSKAKLADKGVSSIWERVTTLEREGIKLNRWEAYELLKESFFNAFELEEGELTDYELELAEELVEERYGNKEWNEMR, encoded by the coding sequence ATGCGCTTTATCCCGCTCATCGTTGCAAGGCCGGAAGTCCAGATGGCTATAGACGAGGCCATAATGCGCGCCAGGATAGAGGGGAAAGCCCCCGACACCGTCAGGCTGTACACCTTTTCACCGAGCTCCGTGACGATTGGCAGGTTCCAGAGCGTCATCCACGACGTCAACCTTGAGGAAGCCAGGCGCCTCGGCATCCCCGTTGTCCGCAGGATTACCGGTGGCGGTGCGGTGTTCCACGACGAGTTTGGTGAGATAACCTACTCCGTTGTTGTGGGTGAAGACCTGCACCCTGCGCTGAGGAACGTTGAGAGCAGCTACCGCTACCTGGCTGGCCCTCTCGTTGATGCCCTGAAAGAGCTCGGTCTTGCGGCAGGCTTTTCCGGCCTGAACGACATCGTAGCCAACGGGAAGAAGATAAGCGGTTCGGCACAGACGAGGAGGAAGGGAGTAATACTCCAGCACGGCACCTTCATGTACGCGACGCGCGTTGACGTGCTTGGTAAAGTTCTCCGCGTTTCGAAGGCAAAGCTTGCTGACAAGGGCGTTTCGAGCATCTGGGAGCGCGTCACAACCCTTGAGCGCGAGGGAATAAAGCTGAACCGCTGGGAGGCCTACGAGCTTTTAAAGGAGAGCTTTTTCAACGCATTCGAGCTTGAGGAGGGCGAGCTCACAGACTACGAGCTCGAACTCGCGGAGGAACTGGTGGAGGAACGGTACGGTAACAAAGAATGGAACGAGATGAGGTGA